The following proteins come from a genomic window of Marispirochaeta sp.:
- the eutC gene encoding ethanolamine ammonia-lyase subunit EutC — protein sequence MTQPDRSVTLDSWERLRGYTAARIAIGHCGISVPTREHLSFQLCHALARDAVHAALGVEALKRNIDRIPGSPVSRRTLILHSEARDRIEYLQRPDLGRKLSVASREILKAEEAKGSGAYDIALVAGDGLSALAIETNAVPFLEELLPLLESRKYALSPICLVQQSRVAAADEIAFLLNARAAVILIGERPGLSSPDSMGIYMTWNPDPGVTRDDQRNCISNVRPEGMSPRLAAEKLTYLLDKSFRLRLSGVGLKDDQSESLPRVDGEMTG from the coding sequence ATGACACAGCCGGATCGTTCTGTTACGCTTGACTCTTGGGAACGGCTGCGGGGATACACCGCTGCCAGGATCGCCATCGGACACTGCGGGATATCCGTCCCGACCCGGGAGCATCTCTCGTTCCAGCTATGCCATGCCCTGGCCCGGGATGCGGTCCATGCGGCCTTAGGTGTCGAGGCGCTGAAGAGGAACATCGACCGGATCCCAGGTTCCCCCGTATCGAGGAGGACCCTTATTCTGCACAGCGAGGCGAGGGATCGAATCGAGTATCTGCAGCGTCCGGATCTGGGCCGGAAACTCTCCGTCGCCTCGCGGGAAATATTGAAAGCGGAAGAGGCAAAAGGTTCCGGGGCGTACGATATTGCGCTGGTTGCGGGCGACGGCCTTTCGGCTCTGGCGATCGAAACGAATGCCGTTCCTTTTCTTGAAGAATTGTTGCCACTGCTCGAATCCCGGAAATATGCCCTTTCTCCCATCTGTCTGGTGCAGCAGAGCCGTGTAGCCGCAGCCGACGAGATCGCGTTTCTTTTGAACGCCAGGGCGGCGGTGATTCTGATCGGAGAACGTCCCGGATTATCATCGCCGGACAGTATGGGCATCTATATGACCTGGAACCCCGATCCGGGGGTAACCAGGGACGATCAGCGGAATTGTATTTCCAATGTGCGTCCGGAGGGGATGAGTCCCCGGCTTGCCGCAGAGAAGCTTACCTACCTTCTGGATAAGTCATTCCGTCTGCGTCTTTCCGGCGTCGGGCTCAAGGACGATCAGAGCGAATCTCTGCCCCGGGTCGATGGGGAAATGACCGGATAG
- a CDS encoding ethanolamine ammonia-lyase subunit EutB yields the protein MAYSYTIGAQTYRFDSLKELMATASPERSGDQLAGIAASCEQERIAAQLCLADLPLRRFLQEELIPCEEDEVSRIIYETRDGEALKDFESLTIGEFRNWLLSDEADAEALARIAPGLIPEMVAAVSKIMRNQDLILVASRIRVVTSFRNTLGLPGRLSVRLQPNHPLDDPKGIAASIFDGLFYGSGDAVIGINPATDNSENLIRLLRLLDDFIGKNEIPTQGCVLTHVTNTLELIEKGVPVDLVFQSIGGTQGVNESFGVGYSILKEAHEAALSLNRGTLGKNVMYFETGQGSALSADAHYGVDQQTLEARTYGLARIFEPLLVNTVVGFIGPEYLFDGKQIIRAGLEDHFCGKLLGLPMGMDICYTNHAEADQNDMDVLLTLMGTAGCNFIMGVPGADDIMLNYQSTSFHDALYVRSVLGLRPAPEFEEWLISMKLFNGDMKPLPGNSGQSRLLMESENL from the coding sequence ATGGCCTATTCTTATACCATAGGAGCGCAGACTTATCGATTCGATTCCCTGAAAGAGCTTATGGCTACGGCGAGCCCCGAACGATCCGGAGACCAACTGGCGGGAATTGCGGCATCCTGCGAACAGGAGCGTATCGCCGCCCAGTTGTGCCTTGCGGATCTCCCTCTGCGACGTTTTCTTCAGGAAGAGCTGATCCCCTGCGAGGAAGATGAGGTCAGCAGAATAATCTATGAAACCCGCGACGGCGAAGCCTTGAAGGATTTTGAATCCCTGACCATCGGAGAATTCCGGAATTGGCTTCTTTCGGATGAGGCCGATGCCGAAGCCCTTGCGCGGATTGCCCCGGGGCTTATTCCGGAAATGGTCGCCGCCGTGTCGAAAATCATGCGCAACCAGGATCTGATCCTGGTTGCCTCCAGGATCCGGGTCGTCACCTCGTTCCGGAATACCCTGGGGCTTCCCGGGCGTCTTTCCGTCCGTTTGCAGCCCAATCATCCGCTGGACGACCCTAAGGGCATTGCCGCTTCCATCTTCGACGGCTTGTTCTACGGCAGCGGCGATGCCGTGATAGGTATCAATCCGGCGACCGACAATAGCGAAAATCTGATCCGGCTGCTGCGGCTCCTGGACGATTTCATCGGAAAAAACGAAATCCCTACCCAGGGTTGCGTGCTCACCCACGTGACCAATACCCTGGAGCTGATTGAGAAAGGCGTTCCGGTGGACCTGGTTTTTCAATCAATCGGCGGCACTCAGGGAGTCAATGAGAGTTTCGGCGTCGGATACTCGATTCTCAAGGAAGCTCATGAGGCGGCGCTCTCCCTGAATCGCGGAACCCTGGGTAAGAACGTGATGTATTTCGAAACGGGACAGGGAAGCGCCCTGTCTGCGGATGCCCACTACGGCGTGGATCAGCAGACGCTGGAGGCCCGTACCTACGGACTGGCGAGGATTTTTGAGCCGCTTTTGGTAAACACCGTGGTAGGGTTTATCGGTCCCGAGTATCTCTTCGACGGCAAGCAGATTATCCGTGCAGGGCTGGAAGACCATTTTTGTGGAAAACTGCTCGGTCTGCCGATGGGGATGGATATATGCTATACCAATCATGCCGAGGCAGATCAGAATGATATGGACGTCCTTTTGACGTTGATGGGGACCGCCGGCTGCAATTTTATTATGGGAGTTCCGGGAGCGGACGACATAATGCTGAACTATCAGAGTACCTCTTTTCATGATGCACTCTACGTACGCAGCGTTCTGGGACTTCGTCCCGCACCGGAATTCGAGGAGTGGCTTATCTCCATGAAACTGTTCAACGGCGATATGAAACCTCTGCCGGGTAATTCCGGGCAAAGCCGGTTGTTGATGGAGAGTGAGAATTTATGA
- a CDS encoding TRAP transporter large permease subunit: MSGFGLMAILMFLSMAVLLLTGRHIYAVIGGVASVFSLLLWGKGGVGMAFQASINLMNWYTLLTLPIFIYIGYMFAKTNIADDLYEMIHVWMGPVRGGLAVGTIVLMAIISAINGLSVAGMAVGSTIALPEMLKRNYDKTMLTGVIQAGSSLGILIPPSVVLVLYGMIARQPVGRLWLAGVFPGLLLAGLFVVYILLRCFFQPDLGPIVPREERKVSWIKKIKLLKAAVFPLIIIFSMSGLFFMGVTSIVESSAIGAAVTTIVALIKRRLTWKIMHDVLRETLSISCMFMWVILAALAFGAIFDGLGAVHAIKEIFLNHGFGPWGVIVMMQLSFIVMGMFLDDTAMLIIVAPLYVPLIIKLGFNPIWYGVLYTITCQIAYLTPPFGYNLFLMKAMAPKEITLSHIYKSVFPFVMVMIACLGLIIAFPGIATWLPDLYYGN, from the coding sequence GTGAGCGGATTCGGTTTGATGGCGATCCTGATGTTCCTCTCGATGGCGGTATTACTGCTCACTGGTCGCCATATTTATGCGGTAATCGGCGGTGTCGCCTCGGTGTTTTCTCTTTTGTTGTGGGGGAAGGGCGGTGTCGGCATGGCCTTCCAGGCCAGTATCAATCTTATGAACTGGTATACCCTGCTGACCCTGCCGATTTTTATTTATATCGGTTACATGTTTGCGAAAACGAATATAGCCGACGATCTTTATGAAATGATCCATGTCTGGATGGGCCCCGTACGGGGCGGGCTTGCGGTCGGAACAATCGTTCTTATGGCGATTATCTCCGCAATAAACGGCCTGAGCGTGGCCGGAATGGCGGTGGGAAGCACTATTGCTCTTCCGGAAATGCTGAAAAGGAACTACGACAAAACAATGCTTACCGGTGTGATTCAGGCCGGAAGTTCCCTAGGAATTCTGATCCCCCCCAGCGTCGTTCTCGTTTTGTACGGCATGATCGCCAGGCAGCCCGTGGGCAGACTGTGGCTTGCGGGAGTCTTTCCCGGATTGCTTCTTGCCGGACTGTTCGTGGTCTATATTCTTCTGCGGTGTTTCTTTCAACCCGACTTGGGACCCATCGTCCCACGGGAGGAAAGAAAGGTAAGCTGGATCAAGAAGATCAAGCTTCTGAAAGCCGCAGTATTCCCTCTGATAATTATTTTCTCGATGTCGGGATTATTCTTTATGGGAGTAACCAGCATCGTAGAGAGTTCCGCCATCGGAGCGGCGGTTACCACCATTGTGGCGCTGATAAAGAGACGTTTAACCTGGAAGATCATGCATGATGTCCTGAGGGAAACCTTGAGCATTAGCTGTATGTTTATGTGGGTGATATTGGCGGCCCTCGCCTTCGGTGCGATTTTCGACGGTCTTGGTGCGGTTCACGCAATAAAAGAAATTTTTCTGAACCACGGATTCGGTCCGTGGGGCGTCATAGTCATGATGCAGCTTTCTTTTATCGTCATGGGAATGTTTCTGGACGACACGGCGATGCTGATTATCGTGGCGCCCCTTTACGTGCCCCTCATTATAAAGCTCGGGTTCAATCCGATCTGGTACGGAGTACTGTATACCATTACCTGCCAGATCGCGTATCTGACGCCGCCTTTCGGATACAATTTATTTTTGATGAAGGCGATGGCCCCCAAGGAGATTACCCTCTCCCACATATACAAATCGGTTTTTCCCTTTGTTATGGTGATGATAGCGTGCCTGGGACTGATTATCGCCTTCCCGGGCATCGCGACATGGCTTCCCGATCTGTATTACGGCAATTAA
- a CDS encoding TRAP transporter small permease subunit, translating to MNRAVEKYIRTVDGISRTVGKLAMVIVLFLIGILLYESVSRTFFNKPNIWSIELSQFVMAAYYMLGGAYTLILDGHVRMDLLYHRWSPKKKAIMDIITFVVVLVYLGVLLHGSCKGTLYAIEYHQVSYSAWKPSLIPIKVIMTFGISLLFLQTTSELLKDIALVRGKDISHLRSEG from the coding sequence ATGAATCGAGCCGTGGAAAAATATATTCGAACTGTCGACGGGATCAGTCGTACCGTCGGAAAACTCGCAATGGTAATCGTACTGTTCCTGATCGGAATACTTCTATACGAATCCGTATCCAGAACTTTTTTCAACAAGCCGAACATCTGGTCCATCGAATTGTCGCAATTCGTTATGGCCGCATACTACATGCTCGGCGGTGCTTATACCTTGATCCTCGACGGTCACGTCCGTATGGATCTGCTGTATCATCGATGGAGTCCTAAAAAAAAGGCGATCATGGACATCATCACCTTTGTCGTGGTGCTGGTTTATCTGGGCGTGCTGCTGCACGGTTCTTGCAAGGGCACTCTCTATGCCATCGAATACCATCAGGTTTCCTATTCCGCATGGAAGCCTTCCCTGATTCCTATAAAAGTCATTATGACTTTCGGAATCTCTCTGTTATTCCTGCAGACCACTTCGGAGCTGCTCAAGGATATCGCGCTGGTGCGGGGCAAGGATATCAGTCATTTACGGAGCGAGGGGTAA
- a CDS encoding TRAP transporter substrate-binding protein yields MLKGRSKKICSFITLSLLITSMLILDACSEKAPATADSAEPAGVPAEVKEPIKWRLQSYAGPALNEYVVKNAIDEFNIAANGEMVIEVYSADQLVPQGEILRALQEGTIDMAVSDDDSMAAPVDVSIFGAYFPLAARYGLDVNVLWNWYGLNDIWKEAYDEVENVTWLSHGSWDPCNFATTKPIRSIKDFQGLRMYMFPTGGEFMKQFGVVPVTLPYEDVEMAIQTGMLDGVAWSGITEDYTVGWADVTKYYLTNPISGAWAGGWFVNTESWEALPEHLQQLVKLAIDKSHYFRLHWYWYGEAYYRTQGGKLELTSIPDDEWQIVEDAAYKFWDEVAQESPRNAKVVEIFKEYVDTMKKAGPPYRYDE; encoded by the coding sequence ATGCTGAAAGGGAGATCGAAAAAGATTTGTTCTTTTATAACTTTGTCTCTGCTGATCACATCGATGCTTATTCTCGACGCCTGTTCCGAGAAGGCCCCCGCGACCGCAGACAGTGCGGAACCGGCGGGAGTTCCTGCGGAGGTAAAGGAGCCTATCAAATGGCGCCTGCAATCCTATGCCGGCCCGGCGTTGAATGAGTATGTAGTAAAGAATGCCATCGATGAGTTCAATATAGCCGCCAACGGCGAGATGGTAATCGAGGTATATTCGGCGGATCAACTGGTTCCCCAGGGAGAAATTCTGCGGGCCCTGCAGGAAGGAACCATCGACATGGCGGTAAGCGATGACGATTCCATGGCTGCGCCGGTTGATGTTTCGATCTTCGGCGCCTATTTTCCTCTGGCTGCGCGTTACGGCCTGGATGTGAACGTACTATGGAACTGGTACGGTCTCAACGATATATGGAAAGAGGCGTATGACGAAGTGGAGAATGTTACCTGGTTGAGTCATGGAAGTTGGGACCCGTGCAATTTCGCCACCACCAAACCCATTCGGTCCATCAAGGATTTTCAGGGTCTCCGTATGTATATGTTTCCCACCGGCGGAGAGTTCATGAAACAGTTCGGCGTCGTTCCGGTTACCCTGCCGTATGAAGATGTGGAGATGGCAATCCAGACCGGAATGCTGGACGGCGTCGCATGGTCGGGGATTACCGAGGATTACACAGTCGGATGGGCCGATGTCACGAAGTATTATCTGACCAACCCGATATCCGGCGCCTGGGCCGGAGGCTGGTTCGTCAACACCGAGTCTTGGGAAGCCCTTCCCGAACATCTGCAGCAGTTGGTGAAGTTGGCGATCGACAAATCCCACTATTTCCGCTTGCACTGGTACTGGTACGGCGAGGCGTATTACCGGACCCAGGGGGGAAAGCTTGAGCTGACATCCATCCCCGACGATGAGTGGCAGATTGTGGAAGACGCCGCCTATAAATTCTGGGACGAAGTCGCGCAGGAAAGTCCCCGGAATGCAAAGGTTGTGGAGATATTCAAAGAGTATGTGGATACGATGAAAAAGGCCGGTCCTCCGTACCGGTATGATGAGTAG